The proteins below come from a single Planctomycetaceae bacterium genomic window:
- a CDS encoding MoxR family ATPase: protein MSSTEVRTAPSVSSKSTGDLAVVEKLRAARTKVREEMANVIVGQEAVIDSLLIGLLCRGHVLLHGVPGLGKTLMARTLARTLDLDFRRIQFTPDLMPSDITGTDVMEEDAATGGHSMKFMEGPIFTNFLLADEINRTPPKTQAALLQAMQEHEVSVGRTTYSLKPPFFVVATQNPIEMEGTYPLPEAQVDRFMFSLRVRYPTIDEEVQIIKGTTSTLTSSAERVLAADELIRLQDLIRGVPIADAVVRYAATLTAATRPGEGIGDPELHKYISYGASPRASQYVVLGAKARAIVEGRYHVDFADIRAVAHNVYRHRLVLNFHARADGVDADDVISRLLKSVKEE from the coding sequence ATGTCATCGACGGAAGTCCGGACGGCGCCATCTGTTTCCAGCAAGTCCACCGGCGACCTGGCCGTTGTGGAAAAACTGCGGGCCGCCCGGACGAAAGTCCGCGAAGAGATGGCCAATGTCATTGTCGGGCAGGAAGCGGTGATTGATTCGCTGCTGATCGGACTGCTGTGCCGCGGCCATGTGCTGCTGCACGGTGTTCCGGGACTCGGAAAGACGCTGATGGCTCGCACGCTGGCGCGTACGCTGGACCTGGACTTCCGGCGAATTCAGTTCACACCGGACCTGATGCCGTCCGACATCACCGGCACTGACGTCATGGAGGAAGATGCCGCAACGGGAGGACATTCCATGAAATTCATGGAAGGCCCGATCTTCACAAACTTTCTGCTGGCGGACGAAATCAACCGCACGCCGCCCAAGACGCAGGCCGCACTGCTGCAGGCGATGCAGGAACACGAAGTTTCCGTCGGCCGCACGACCTACTCGCTGAAACCTCCCTTCTTCGTCGTCGCCACACAGAATCCCATCGAGATGGAAGGCACGTATCCGCTGCCGGAAGCCCAGGTTGACCGTTTCATGTTCAGTCTGCGCGTTCGGTATCCGACGATCGATGAGGAAGTTCAGATCATCAAAGGAACAACCAGCACGCTGACTTCGTCGGCGGAACGAGTCCTTGCGGCGGACGAACTGATTCGGCTGCAGGATCTGATCCGCGGTGTTCCGATCGCCGACGCCGTCGTGCGTTACGCGGCCACACTGACCGCAGCCACGCGACCGGGCGAGGGGATCGGCGACCCGGAACTCCACAAATACATTTCCTACGGAGCAAGCCCGCGAGCATCGCAGTACGTTGTGCTGGGCGCAAAGGCACGCGCCATTGTCGAAGGACGCTATCACGTGGACTTCGCGGACATCAGAGCGGTGGCTCACAACGTCTACCGCCACCGGCTGGTGCTGAATTTTCATGCCCGCGCGGACGGAGTCGACGCGGATGACGTGATCAGCCGGCTGCTGAAATCTGTGAAGGAAGAGTAG
- a CDS encoding DUF1501 domain-containing protein → MFRSQPLTRREYSKICLASAFGLSFSKWLPALAADAAAMEPGRACILLWMGGGPSQLDTFDPKPNHRNGGPVKAIDTAVPGIRISEYLPELAKQMNDMVLLRGMTSKEGDHGRASQLMLTGYRPLEAVRYPSLGALIARELGRPDSELPNFVSISPFRFGGVGGPGFLGPKYAPLTVSGNSSDPTTRANLTVENMLPPAHVDADAMKNRFDILKFLQEEFNARVDSEAALAHQANYERAMRMVETQGRNAFKLDDEPDALRDAYGRNRFGQGCLLARRLVERGVPFVEVSLTSGGNAFSWDTHNDNFSQVKGLCDVLDSAWSALMNDLRDRGMLETTTIIWMGEFGRTPIINQNTGRDHFPVAWSTVLAGGGLNGGQVVGDTGESGMEVEDSPIHVSDFYATICGALGIDYQTQNISDLGRPVSIVETGGQPISQVLKG, encoded by the coding sequence ATGTTTCGATCCCAGCCGCTGACTCGCCGTGAGTATTCGAAGATCTGTCTTGCCAGCGCGTTCGGCCTTTCGTTTTCGAAGTGGCTGCCGGCACTGGCCGCCGATGCCGCCGCGATGGAACCCGGACGAGCATGCATCCTGCTGTGGATGGGAGGCGGTCCCAGTCAACTGGACACCTTCGATCCCAAACCGAATCACCGGAACGGCGGGCCGGTCAAGGCGATCGACACCGCCGTTCCCGGCATCCGGATCAGTGAGTACTTGCCGGAACTGGCGAAGCAGATGAACGACATGGTTCTGCTTCGTGGCATGACGTCGAAGGAAGGTGACCACGGGCGAGCTTCGCAGCTCATGCTGACGGGATACCGGCCGCTGGAAGCCGTGCGATATCCGAGTCTGGGAGCTCTGATCGCCAGGGAGCTCGGCCGGCCGGACAGCGAGCTTCCCAATTTTGTCAGCATCTCGCCGTTTCGCTTCGGCGGCGTCGGCGGCCCGGGATTTCTCGGTCCGAAGTACGCGCCGCTGACGGTCAGCGGTAACAGCAGCGATCCGACGACGCGTGCCAATCTGACGGTGGAAAACATGCTGCCGCCCGCCCACGTCGATGCCGACGCGATGAAGAACCGGTTCGACATCCTGAAGTTCCTGCAGGAAGAATTCAATGCCCGCGTTGACAGCGAAGCGGCGCTGGCTCATCAGGCAAACTATGAACGCGCCATGCGAATGGTTGAAACGCAGGGTCGTAATGCGTTCAAACTGGATGACGAACCGGATGCTCTGCGCGACGCCTATGGCCGCAACCGGTTTGGTCAGGGTTGCCTGCTCGCTCGCCGGCTGGTGGAACGCGGCGTGCCGTTTGTCGAGGTTTCTCTGACCAGCGGCGGAAACGCATTTAGCTGGGACACGCACAACGACAATTTCAGCCAGGTCAAAGGTCTCTGCGACGTGCTGGACTCCGCCTGGTCCGCATTGATGAATGATCTGCGGGACCGCGGCATGCTGGAAACAACAACGATTATCTGGATGGGGGAATTCGGCCGGACCCCGATCATCAACCAGAACACCGGCCGGGATCATTTCCCCGTGGCATGGTCGACAGTGCTTGCGGGCGGCGGCCTGAACGGAGGCCAGGTTGTCGGCGACACGGGCGAATCCGGAATGGAAGTTGAGGACAGCCCGATCCATGTCAGCGACTTCTATGCGACGATCTGCGGCGCACTGGGAATTGACTACCAAACACAAAATATCTCGGACCTTGGCCGTCCGGTTTCCATTGTCGAAACGGGTGGCCAGCCGATTTCGCAGGTGCTTAAAGGCTGA
- a CDS encoding BlaI/MecI/CopY family transcriptional regulator — MARKPKDVTDAELAIMQRLWEEDASTVKELTQQLYPESGPSQNATVQKLLERLEQKKCVRRNRRTWPHTFRATVGRNELISRQLQETADKLCEGSLTPLLTQLVKGKNLSAEERSSLRQLLDDLDDS; from the coding sequence ATGGCACGAAAACCCAAAGACGTCACCGACGCGGAACTGGCCATCATGCAGCGGCTGTGGGAAGAGGATGCTTCCACGGTCAAGGAGCTGACACAGCAGTTGTATCCGGAATCCGGGCCGTCTCAGAACGCCACGGTGCAGAAGCTGCTGGAGCGGCTGGAGCAGAAGAAGTGCGTCCGGCGAAACCGCCGCACGTGGCCTCACACGTTTCGGGCGACGGTGGGTCGCAACGAGCTGATTTCGCGGCAGTTGCAGGAGACCGCGGACAAGCTGTGCGAAGGTTCGCTGACTCCGCTGCTGACTCAACTGGTGAAGGGAAAGAACCTGTCGGCGGAGGAACGCTCATCGCTGCGACAATTGCTCGATGATCTGGATGACTCGTAA